One stretch of Strigops habroptila isolate Jane unplaced genomic scaffold, bStrHab1.2.pri NW_022045634.1_ctg1, whole genome shotgun sequence DNA includes these proteins:
- the QTRT1 gene encoding LOW QUALITY PROTEIN: queuine tRNA-ribosyltransferase catalytic subunit 1 (The sequence of the model RefSeq protein was modified relative to this genomic sequence to represent the inferred CDS: deleted 1 base in 1 codon), which yields MAAPMAAVPGAAPLLRVVAECGWSRARAAELRLPHGPVPCPVFMPVGTRGTAKGITAAQLAALGCRICLGNTYHLGTRPGPELVQRSGGLHGFMDWPHNLLTDSGGFQMVSLSELSEVTEEGVLFRSPYGGGDILLTPEKSIEIQNALGADIVMQLDDVVSSTTTGPRVEEAMKRSVRWLDRCIAANRSPERQNLFAIIQGGLDPALRTQCLEAMTLRDVPGFAIGGLSGGEDKGLFWRMVKLSTERLPRDKPRYLMGVGYATDLVVCVALGCDMFDCVFPTRTARFGSALVPGGSLQLKNHQFARDFRPIDADCGCPTCQRHSRAYLHALLRTEPAALHHLTVHNIAYQLNLMASIRQSILEQRFPQFVRRFLSSRYGARIPAWVREALDAAGITLD from the exons ATGGCGGCGCCCATGGCGGCGGTGCCCGGCGCGGCTCCGCTGCTGCGGGTGGTGGCGGAGTGCGGCTGGAGCCGGGCGCGGGCCGCGGAGCTGCGGCTGCCGCATGGCCCCGTGCCCTGCCCCGTCTTCATGCCCGTGGGGACCCGCGGGACCGCCAAGGGGATCACGGCGGCGCAGCTCGCCGCGCTCGGCTGCCGCATCTGCCTCGGCAACACCTACCACCTGGGGACGCGGCCG GgcccggagctggtgcagcgcTCCGGCGGCCTCCACGGCTTCATGGACTGGCCCCACAACCTGCTGACG GACAGCGGCGGGTTCCAGATGGTGTCTCTGTCGGAGCTGTCGGAGGTGACGGAGGAGGGGGTCCTCTTCCGCTCCccctat ggggggggggacatcCTGCTCACCCCCGAGAAGTCCATTGAGATCCAGAACGCTCTGG GCGCCGATATCGTGATGCAGTTGGACGATGTCGTGAGCAGCACCACGACGGGGCCGCGTGTTGAGGAGGCCATGAAGAg gtccGTGCGGTGGCTCGACCGCTGCATCGCCGCCAACCGCAGCCCCGAGCGGCAAAACCTCTTCGCCATCATCCAGGGGGGGCTGGACCCGGCGCTGCGCACGCAGTGCCTGGAAG CGATGACGCTCCGGGACGTCCCCGGCTTCGCCATCGGGGGCCTGAGCGGGGGCGAGGACAAGGGGCTCTTCTGGCGCATGGTGAAGCTCAGCACCGAGCGGCTGCCCCGCGACAAGCCCCGTTACCTCATGGGCGTCGG CTACGCCACCGACCTGGTCGTCTGCGTCGCTTTGGGCTGTGACATGTTCGACTGCGTCTTCCCCACCCGCACGGCG CGTTTCGGCTCCGCTTTGGTCCCGGGGGGGTCGCTGCAGCTCAAGAACCATCAGTTCGCCCGTGATTTCCGCCCCATTGATGCGGATTGTGGGTGCCCCACGTGCCAGCG GCACAGCCGTGCCTACCTGCACGCGTTGCTGCGCACGGAGCCGGCAGCGCTGCACCACCTCACGGTGCACAACATCGCCTACCAG ctcaaCCTGATGGCCTCCATCCGCCAGAGCATCCTGGAGCAGCGCTTCCCGCAGTTCGTGCGGCGCTTCCTGAGCTCCCGCTATGGGGCACGGATCCCAGCGTGGGTCCGGGAGGCTCTGGATGCTGCTGGGATCACCCTGGATTAA
- the LOC115603423 gene encoding beta-1,3-galactosyltransferase 2-like: protein MKWQLNLRLLVLPALAALVALVGLRVQHSPEEPITTTPGLPWAAFQWHSVLEPAGNATAPTRHPLQPPYPHPYRFLLNQPHKCWERAPFLVLLVATGPADTEGRNSIRQTWGNESSVPGVSILRLFLVGLHPVFADALRPVLQEENVEHGDLLQQDFLDTYNNLTLKTLMGMEWVAKHCPNATYVMKADCDVFLNLDYLVRRLLLPPKTNFMTGYIYRNTGPLRSKAYKWYVPHEVYPNATYPPYCGGPGYVFSADVARKVYAVAQTLPLINMEDAFVGLCLHALGLGITASPRGLFSMVRIQYEPCRFARLVMVHRYQPHEVLELWPRFQDAKATCRR, encoded by the coding sequence ATGAAGTGGCAGCTGAACCTGCgcctgctggtgctgccggCACTTGCGgcactggtggcactggtggggctgcGGGTGCAGCACAGCCCCGAGGAGCCCATCACCACGACGCCCGGCCTGCCCTGGGCGGCATTCCAATGGCACAGCGTCCTGGAGCCAGCCGGGAACGCCACAGCTCCCACCCGGCACCCGCTGCAGCCGCCGTACCCGCATCCCTATCGCTTCCTCCTCAACCAGCCCCACAAGTGCTGGGAGCGGGCGCCCTTCCTGGTGCTGTTGGTGGCGACGGGGCCGGCGGACACCGAGGGCCGGAATTCCATCCGGCAGACGTGGGGCAACGAGAGCTCGGTGCCGGGAGTCTCCATCCTGCGCCTCTTCCTCGTCGGCCTCCACCCGGTGTTCGCGGACGCGCTGAGGCcggtgctgcaggaggagaacGTGGAGCACGGCGACCTCCTCCAGCAGGACTTCCTGGACACCTACAACAACCTGACGCTGAAGACGCTGATGGGCATGGAATGGGTGGCAAAGCACTGCCCCAACGCCACCTACGTGATGAAGGCCGACTGCGACGTCTTCCTCAACCTGGACTACCTGGTGCGGCGGCTGCTCTTGCCTCCCAAAACCAACTTCATGACGGGTTACATCTACCGCAACACGGGCCCGCTGCGGAGCAAGGCTTACAAGTGGTACGTGCCCCACGAGGTGTACCCCAACGCCACGTACCCCCCGTACTGCGGCGGCCCCGGCTACGTCTTCTCGGCCGACGTCGCCAGGAAGGTCTACGCCGTGGCGCAGACCTTGCCCCTCATCAACATGGAAGATGCTTTCGTGGGTCTGTGCCTGCACGCGCTGGGGCTCGGCATCACCGCCAGCCCCCGCGGCCTCTTCTCCATGGTCCGCATCCAGTACGAGCCGTGCCGCTTCGCCCGCCTCGTCATGGTCCATCGCTACCAGCCCCACGAGGTGCTCGAGCTCTGGCCGCGCTTCCAAGACGCCAAAGCCACGTGTCGGCGCTGA